One genomic segment of Thalassospiraceae bacterium LMO-SO8 includes these proteins:
- the hpnD gene encoding presqualene diphosphate synthase HpnD produces the protein MTLSEAEVGRAREHVERIVRASGTTFYWAMRLLPGEKRRAMFAVYAFCRIVDDIADDPNPLDVKKRELARWRDEIRALYSGRPKDPVAVALAEPIAHFGLAEADFQAVIDGMETDASETLRLATRDDLLRYCDRVACAVGRLSCRIFGLGAEIGDRLAGALGLALQLTNILRDLEEDAARDRLYLPDDLLADHGVAARDPQGVLADANLTAAVAEIGALAEEKFAEARALLGQCEADRVKPATMMMEAYGRIFRRMRARGWHRVLEPAGLTKAEKLWVAFRYGLL, from the coding sequence GTGACCCTTTCCGAAGCCGAAGTCGGCCGCGCCCGTGAACACGTGGAACGGATCGTGCGCGCCTCGGGCACGACCTTCTATTGGGCCATGCGGCTCCTGCCCGGTGAAAAGCGGCGCGCCATGTTCGCGGTCTATGCCTTCTGCCGCATCGTCGATGACATCGCCGACGACCCCAATCCGCTCGACGTGAAAAAGCGCGAACTGGCCCGCTGGCGGGACGAAATCCGCGCCCTGTATTCGGGGCGGCCCAAGGATCCGGTCGCCGTGGCCCTGGCCGAACCGATTGCCCATTTCGGTCTGGCCGAGGCCGACTTTCAGGCCGTCATCGACGGCATGGAAACGGATGCGTCGGAAACGCTCCGCCTCGCCACCCGCGACGACCTGTTGCGGTACTGCGACCGGGTCGCCTGCGCCGTGGGGCGGCTGAGCTGCCGCATCTTCGGCCTGGGGGCTGAGATCGGAGACCGGCTGGCGGGCGCGCTCGGCCTCGCCCTGCAACTGACCAACATCCTGCGCGATCTGGAAGAGGACGCGGCGCGGGACCGACTGTATCTGCCCGATGATCTGCTGGCTGACCATGGCGTTGCCGCCCGCGATCCACAAGGCGTCCTGGCCGACGCCAATCTGACTGCCGCCGTCGCCGAGATCGGCGCCCTGGCCGAGGAAAAGTTCGCCGAGGCCCGGGCCCTGCTCGGCCAGTGCGAGGCCGACCGGGTCAAACCCGCGACCATGATGATGGAAGCATACGGGCGCATCTTCCGCCGCATGCGGGCGCGCGGCTGGCACCGGGTGCTGGAGCCGGCGGGGCTGACCAAGGCGGAAAAGCTTTGGGTCGCCTTCCGCTACGGCCTGCTGTAG
- a CDS encoding ABC transporter substrate-binding protein has protein sequence MLRRHIFTVFLVAALMAFAPRAVCAEVTTEDVKTFVNTMASSAINSLTGKDIARDVRKERFRALVNDFFAVKSIGKWVLGRHWRRATPEQREEYLTLFENMLLERYVDGFKDYSGESLEISRAEKRQENDFIVHTMLKRPGGQPVEVSWRVGVGERDGQHIFKIVDIIVNGLSMALTQQKEFNSVISNNGNSVDSLLEKMREMAKPAG, from the coding sequence ATGCTAAGGCGTCATATATTCACTGTTTTCCTGGTCGCCGCCCTGATGGCGTTTGCGCCGCGGGCCGTGTGCGCCGAAGTGACGACGGAAGATGTCAAAACCTTCGTCAACACCATGGCTTCGTCGGCGATCAACTCCCTGACCGGGAAGGACATCGCCCGCGACGTGCGCAAGGAACGCTTCCGCGCGCTGGTGAACGATTTCTTCGCCGTGAAATCCATCGGCAAATGGGTGCTGGGCCGCCATTGGCGCCGCGCCACCCCGGAACAGCGCGAGGAATACCTGACCCTGTTCGAGAACATGCTGCTGGAACGCTATGTCGACGGGTTCAAGGACTACTCCGGCGAATCCCTGGAAATCAGCCGCGCCGAAAAGCGCCAGGAAAACGATTTCATCGTCCATACCATGCTGAAACGCCCCGGCGGCCAGCCGGTCGAGGTCAGCTGGCGCGTCGGCGTGGGCGAACGCGACGGCCAGCATATCTTCAAGATCGTCGACATCATCGTGAACGGCCTGTCCATGGCCCTGACCCAGCAGAAGGAATTCAATTCCGTGATCTCGAATAACGGAAATTCCGTCGACAGCCTGCTGGAGAAAATGCGGGAAATGGCCAAACCCGCCGGCTGA
- a CDS encoding glycosyltransferase, translated as MTAAALLAFAVWAGILFCRGRFWFADQHLSPAAKTPPKGGWPDIAAVIPARDEADSIARTVASLFAQDYPGRIDVVVVDDNSTDGTGTLAWDAAHAAGVADRFHLVTGRPLAEGWSGKLWAVHQGLEAARTAAPGARYVLLTDADISHDPANLRRLVEKAEMENRDLVSLMVRLNCETPWERLLIPAFVFFFQKLFPFPWVNDPVKRTAAAAGGCMLVRRTALDTAGGIGAIKDRLIDDCALAALLKARGSIWLGLSRETVSLRRYDGLGELWRMVARTAYEQLGHSPLMLLGTVAGMVLLYLVPPVAALWGLVAGDWPMLAAGAAGWLAMAVAYFPTLRLYGRPPWAALGLPVAGLLYTVMTVDSARRHGQGRGGGWKGRTYAGGVGAPDPRG; from the coding sequence ATGACGGCGGCGGCCCTGCTGGCGTTCGCCGTCTGGGCGGGGATTCTGTTCTGCCGCGGACGGTTCTGGTTCGCCGACCAGCACCTGAGCCCCGCCGCCAAGACACCACCCAAGGGCGGCTGGCCCGATATCGCCGCCGTTATTCCCGCCCGCGACGAGGCCGACAGCATCGCCCGCACCGTGGCCTCCTTGTTCGCCCAGGATTATCCCGGGCGGATCGACGTCGTGGTGGTCGACGACAATTCGACGGACGGCACGGGGACGCTGGCCTGGGACGCCGCCCATGCGGCGGGGGTGGCGGACCGTTTCCATTTGGTCACCGGCCGGCCCCTGGCGGAAGGCTGGTCCGGCAAGCTTTGGGCGGTTCATCAGGGGCTCGAGGCGGCGCGGACGGCGGCGCCCGGGGCCCGCTATGTCCTGTTGACCGACGCCGACATTTCCCATGACCCGGCCAATCTGCGCCGTCTGGTCGAAAAGGCGGAGATGGAGAACCGGGATCTGGTCTCCCTCATGGTGCGGCTTAATTGCGAGACGCCGTGGGAACGTCTGCTGATCCCGGCCTTCGTGTTCTTCTTCCAGAAACTGTTTCCCTTTCCCTGGGTCAACGACCCGGTCAAGCGCACGGCGGCGGCGGCGGGCGGCTGCATGCTGGTGCGGCGGACCGCCCTGGATACGGCTGGCGGGATCGGCGCGATCAAGGACCGGCTGATCGACGATTGCGCCTTGGCGGCGCTGTTGAAGGCCAGGGGGTCGATCTGGCTGGGCCTCAGCCGCGAGACGGTGAGCCTGCGCCGCTATGACGGGCTGGGGGAACTGTGGCGCATGGTCGCGCGCACGGCGTATGAGCAGCTCGGCCATTCGCCCCTGATGCTGCTGGGCACCGTTGCCGGGATGGTCCTGCTGTATCTGGTGCCGCCGGTGGCGGCGCTGTGGGGCCTGGTTGCCGGGGATTGGCCGATGCTGGCCGCCGGGGCGGCGGGATGGCTTGCCATGGCCGTCGCCTATTTCCCGACTCTGCGTCTGTACGGGCGCCCGCCCTGGGCGGCCCTGGGGCTGCCCGTGGCCGGGCTGCTCTACACCGTGATGACCGTCGATTCCGCCCGCCGTCACGGCCAGGGGCGGGGTGGCGGGTGGAAGGGGCGAACCTATGCCGGCGGGGTGGGTGCGCCGGATCCCCGGGGCTGA
- a CDS encoding HD domain-containing protein: MTKNPLAEALEIYLDLGRRPYTEVVSQLEHALQCAWLAERESGDGDLVAAAFLHDIGHMMQKHGQGAADRGIDDKHEDIARGWADRHFNARVAQAVGLHVEAKRYLCATQPGYFETLSPASVKSLELQGGPMTADEVKAFEALPHYEDAVKVREWDDRAKIAGLDTPDIDHFRPYLESALAA; this comes from the coding sequence ATGACGAAAAATCCCCTCGCCGAAGCCCTTGAAATTTATCTTGATTTGGGCCGCCGTCCGTACACCGAGGTGGTGTCGCAGCTTGAACACGCCCTGCAATGCGCCTGGCTGGCGGAACGGGAATCGGGTGACGGAGATCTGGTCGCCGCCGCCTTCCTGCACGACATCGGTCATATGATGCAGAAACACGGCCAGGGGGCCGCCGACCGCGGCATCGACGACAAGCACGAGGACATCGCCCGCGGCTGGGCCGACCGTCACTTCAACGCCCGCGTGGCCCAGGCCGTGGGCCTGCATGTCGAGGCCAAGCGCTATCTCTGCGCCACACAGCCGGGCTATTTCGAGACCCTGTCGCCGGCCTCGGTCAAATCCCTGGAACTACAGGGCGGTCCCATGACCGCCGACGAGGTCAAGGCCTTCGAAGCCCTGCCCCATTACGAGGACGCGGTGAAGGTCCGTGAATGGGACGACCGGGCCAAGATCGCCGGCCTGGACACGCCGGACATCGACCACTTCCGCCCCTATCTGGAAAGTGCGCTGGCGGCGTAA
- the hpnC gene encoding squalene synthase HpnC, producing the protein MGQPADSPEPTPGSGVETPSGKDAAYENFPVGSFLLPARLRPHVARFYRFARAIDDIADNTALDADTKVRRLAGFEAALLGQHPDDPEFATAHAMRDSLAETDITPRHCQDLIDVFKQDAVKGRYQDWDDLMHYCIRSAAPVGRYLIDLHGGASLGYGPSDALCNALQVINHLQDCQDDYRSLDRVYLPGDWLAAEGAVVEDLDRPACTPALRRVIDRCLDATEILLDEARPISSGMHSRRLGMEAAAIWEIARRLTDLLRRRDPLAGRVALTKGGYAWCCAKGALAALVGLHGR; encoded by the coding sequence ATGGGGCAGCCCGCCGATTCTCCTGAACCGACGCCGGGCTCTGGCGTGGAAACGCCGTCGGGCAAAGACGCTGCTTACGAAAATTTTCCCGTCGGCTCGTTCCTGCTGCCGGCCCGTCTGCGCCCGCATGTGGCGCGGTTCTACCGCTTCGCCCGCGCCATCGATGACATCGCCGACAACACCGCCTTGGACGCGGACACCAAGGTCCGCCGTCTGGCCGGGTTCGAGGCGGCGCTTTTGGGCCAGCATCCGGACGATCCCGAATTCGCCACCGCCCATGCCATGCGCGACAGTTTGGCGGAAACCGACATCACGCCGCGCCATTGCCAAGACCTGATCGACGTGTTCAAGCAGGACGCGGTCAAGGGCCGCTATCAGGATTGGGACGATCTGATGCATTACTGCATCCGTTCAGCCGCCCCCGTGGGCCGCTATCTGATCGACCTGCATGGCGGGGCGTCTCTGGGGTATGGCCCGTCGGACGCGCTGTGCAACGCGTTGCAGGTCATCAACCATTTGCAGGATTGTCAGGACGACTACCGCAGTCTGGACCGGGTCTACCTGCCGGGCGACTGGCTGGCCGCGGAAGGGGCGGTGGTCGAAGACCTGGACCGCCCGGCCTGTACCCCGGCCCTGCGCCGCGTGATCGACCGCTGCCTGGACGCGACCGAGATTCTGTTGGACGAAGCCCGTCCCATATCCTCCGGCATGCACAGCCGCCGGCTCGGCATGGAGGCCGCCGCCATCTGGGAAATCGCCCGCCGGCTCACGGACTTGCTGCGCCGCAGAGATCCGTTGGCCGGGCGGGTGGCGCTGACCAAGGGCGGCTATGCCTGGTGCTGTGCCAAGGGTGCTTTGGCCGCCCTGGTCGGCCTGCACGGGCGATGA